The genomic stretch TACAGTATACTGGAAGCTGGAATAAAAGCACAAATCAAGGTAAACAGGTTGTAATTTCTTTCCACGTTTGAAGCATTTTTATCATTGAAGTTGCATCATAATAATTTACATCTGTGATGggattattataatttaaatagttttaaacaATAATCTTTTAAAATATTCTCTAGAAAGTGTAGTGGAGGacttttattatgcttttattttcatattattatgttttatttttcatcctatttttcattttttaataacaatctGAAGCTCACAAATTGTGATTCATATGGAGATCATGTTTTTCTGCTAACGTACAGAATTatgctctttctctcttttcagcaagtacaatgtccAAGGAAGGACTTAAACATCATGTACCAGCATGTACTGTCCTTTATGATTATGTTTAACGGTTTTTGCGCTTAATCACTGACAACTGAAGGCTATCTTCTAAATGACGTAGAAACAGATGATTGTACGTGTTTCAGCATCTTACTATAAATGTGTCTTCAAACTTGTGATCGGGGCTCTTAGGTTTTTAAACTTCTAGCACCATGGGGGTGAGagcctattctgcagaatatataaaattcagacaaagaaaattctgtcgacagtgtgtctgtgtgatccttgactttgactcttagtgagtattatttgatgcggCTAAAATTCCACGACAATAATGGCGACGAGGATGCGGATTCCACAGCTGTAGACTCCAGGTTTGGGAGAGACTGACTGATCACCCCTGAGACAAGAGGTCTCGGGCTCCGTACCCCAGGCCTAAGGGAAGGGAGAGTCTCAACCATTTCTGAAGTCAAAGCTGACGGAATCTGGAAAAGAACCGTTGTGGTGGCATCTGAATAGATAATACGGTAAGCGTTATTTCGTTCGTGACCATGGGTCAGGGTAATTCGAAAGGgagtacaaagtcaatggatctGGAAAATGGCGTGTATGCTCGAGTGATCAAATCAAAGGGCACGGGGGCGTTGGAAAGCGTAAAATCTGGGAGAAAAGGTATGATTTTCCTCCTAAAGGAACACTGAGTGTAAAAGCACTCATTTTATTAAGGATAATCATATCATTTCTCCATATCATTGCGGATGGCAGAGAAATGAGAGCACAGAGTAAGATAAAGACCAAGGACGAACTGACTCAGACTAAGTCAGAGCTAAAcattaagcaaatgtttttCCTACATCAGATTCATTACATGATGAAcctaactttcttttttttcccCTCCTCCCTATGCACCTGCACGTACCCCACCTGGGGTACATTTCCAATTCACAAGGGTACCGCTTCTGGACGATGACCTCCAACCCCCTCCACAACGTCGCCCTCCACCACCACCTGCTCAACAAATCGCACAGATACAACAACCAGCTCAACAAGCCGCACAGATACAACAGCCAGCACGACAAGCACCACCTTCTGCACCCCCGCCACCGCCGATGCAAGAACTGCCACGTGGACCAGAATCAGAGATCATCCACATCCTTGACAGCACTTTTGAAGAGGACAAAGATGATGTTCAGATAAAGACGGAACGGGAGGCAAGGCCTAAGGTAACAGCAGAGAAGCCGTTCACCAGAGAAACAGCTATCTTCAGCTTTTGCCAAGATAGGAGAATGGGCACAGCCACAACATAACAACGCAATTTCTCTTCGCAAGGACAACGCTCCCGAGAGAACGGGCAGCAGAGAGAATgagagaagaggagaggagATCCGAAAGAAAATGTTTGCTGGTATTGCGGACAGAAAGGACATTTGAAAAACCAATGTTTCCATTTCCTGAAAACTAAAGGGACATCCGGAATCCCAAGGGAGCGCGGGAAACCTGCCGGTGTGTAAAGAAAGGGGCGACTGAAGCCAGGAGGGGGAAGGGGAGCATCGTACGGAGGCGGGTAAGTCCAATCTTGTTTTTTTCCGCGGTTCAAATGCCATATTATCTGCTTGCTAATTCTGTTTTTTCTGACGCTGATCTGTGTGAAAGGGAAAGAAACGCTCTATGCAATGAAGAACTTGCTTTGCTTGATGTTGAACGAGAGGCATACTCTAAACTGCCTCTCGAAGAAATAATGGTTGAGGGACAGgcattgttgttttttatggtAGACTCTGGTGCAACCAACTCTGTCATACGCAAAGATGAATTCCCATTTGTCACCTTGAGTGGGCAGTTTAACTCATCTATGAGTGCTACGGGGCATATAGTGAGGGAAGAATTTACTGCTCCACTCTGTTGTATGCATGACGGTAACAAGCTTATGCATATGTTCCTCTTATCTGACGCGTGTCCGGTAAACCTCATGGGGAGGGATTtgatgtgtaaaattaatgctaGCATCTTATGTAACAACCAAGGCCTGAATATTTCTTGTTGGGATCCCAGAATGTCATctatgtgtgtgtctctgttatATGTGTACTGTATGAATGGGCCTTTCTGAATGAAGAGTTGCATGCTGAAGGGAAGATAAGATTGCCACAAGCCAGCGAGGTCATTCCAGCTGAAAACATGCATTGCACAAGCTCATGTTGTTGACATAACAGAAAGAGAGTGGCAAGAGAGATGGTTTTCTGTAAAGACAGAGGGTTTTGACTTTAACCCATATATGCTGGAATGACTCATGGTGTGTGGCACTCGTTAAATTGACAGAAAAGCAAGAACAAATTTTTGATGTTGAAAATTCGGTACCCCATGTTTCTATTGCAAAAAATACCAGTCAGCCATGGGAAAAAGCAGGTGAATTTGCAAAAGCCTGCAGCGAGGCTGTTGATTGGGAAATGTTGTCAGATAACGTGCAGTTCTCAGAGCAGATAACGGCACACAGGAGAAGTTGTGTTTCTTTTTTCattgctgagagagagagagttgtaaTTCAGAAAGCTGTCTCTGTAGACTCAAattcacaaaacattttgccaGCGCACATGACGTGTGCTAGCattgatttaccgcaagaggtttTTGACAATGTACCTGACCACCTGTGGGCTAAAGATAAATACGATGTGGGTTTGATTAAAGGGTGTGAACCAGTAGTTATCACCCCAAAAAGTGATTACAGACCATGTAAACCTCAATACCCTCTGAAAAGGGAGGCGCGTGAGGGAATAAGGCCAGTAATTTGAGGCCTTATTGGAGAAAGGGATAATTGTTCCCTGCCCACACTCACCTGTAAGAACACCAATTTTTCCTGTACAAAAGGTCAGAGAAGCAGGTCAGCCCACAGAGTGGAGGTTTGTTCAAGACCTCCAAGCAGTAAATGCTGCGGTACAAGCAAGAGCACCTCACGTGCCAAACCCTTACACAATTCTCTCACAGATACCAGCTGATGGCCAGTGGTTTTCAGTGTAGTGGATATTTCAAGTGCATTCTTCAGAGTTCCTGTCCATTCTGATAGCCAGTTTTggtttgattttacatttaagggGTATAGCGAGAGCCGCACTATTTACAAACTCTGCATTGCATTGTTCATTACAGACACTTGTGTTGGATGATGATGTTGCTTTATTGCAGTACGTGGATGACCTCTTGGTGGCGGCACCGACTCAGCAGTCGTGCACAGACAACACCATACGGCTGCTCACTCATCTAGCTGAGGAGGGCCACAAGGTCAACCCCAAAAAGGTACAGTGCTCTGTCCAGAAAGTAACCTTTCTAGGACATGAAATTACACCTATGGGTAAGTCTCTCTCTCCAAAGAGAATAGAGGCAATAGCTAACATACCAAAACCCATTACAAAGAAACAGGTGATGTCATTCTTGGGTATGACATCATATTGCAGGACTTTTATTGCTAATTATTCTGAGATGCAACAACCATTGCATGACATGATTTATGAGAAACCTTTGGCACCATCAGAAAAGGTAGAATGGACAGAGAAGGCTGAAAGGGCATTTGTGGAACTAAAACAGACATTACAGCAGGCACCCACTTTGGGGCTGCCATATCCAAAAAAGCCTTTTATTCAAATGGTGGATGAAAGAAATGGCTATATGACATCTGTTTTGTTGCAAGAACATGGTGACAAGTTGAGACCAGTTGCATATTTTTCAGGACGCCTTGATGCGGTGGCCAGGGGCCTACCAGGATGTCTCAGGGCTTGAACAGCGCACATCTCACTTGTCTGCAGCAAGATGGCTGCGTTATTCCTGTGCATTGTTTCAGATGTCTAATGTCACAGTTGAAAGATGTACAGTGCTAAACCCGGCAACATTGTTACCTACACCTGATGAAGGTACACCACATTGTTGTTTGTCTGCCCTACCGGAAGTATGCACACCAAGGCCTGACCTTGCTGACACACCCATACCTAAATGCACCCTCACATATTATGTGGATGGTTCCTCTTCCAGAGATGACAGAGGCATAAATAGGATGGGGTGGGCAGTTGTGTCTGACTTTGAAGTAGTGAAATCCGGATGCTTACCACCTCACAAATCTGCAAAGGTGGCTGAATTGCATGCACTAACACAAGCTTGTCAACTTGCTACTAATCAATCTCTAACCATTTACATTGACTGCTGATTTTACTGACAGTTTCTCTCCTATAACAAATTTTACTCCTTTCTCAAATAGCTGTGTGCAAATGCAAAGCACACACCAAGGAACAGGACGTGATCTCCAGAGGAAATGCACGCACATATGCGGAAGCATCTCTCATGACTACTAACAAAAACGTTTCTCTTACACAGATTTCCCAGGAAAAGGAAGCCGAAACACCACAGGAGTCACTAATAAGCATGCAAACATTTTCTCTTCCAACAGAAATAGCTCTATGGAAATCGTGTGGAGCAACCAAAACTCCTGAAGGGATTTGGATGGGTCCAAATCAAAAACCTTGCTtacctaaacatttttattccCATTTTGCTAGGTTGACACATGGGGACCACGGTGACATGCGATACtcttcaaaatgaaaatgacatgtTGCAATATTGTATTTCTATGTCCTctgtatttcaaaatatctccaaAGCAGGTTAAATCAGCCCTACCCCGTCCAGTAGAAGAACCATTACACAACATCAAACCAGGGGATTACGTGGTGGTAAAGAACCTCAGGAGGAAATCCTGGAAAGCCAGACGGTGGGAGGGGCCATTTCAGGTTCTGCTGACGACTCACACCGCTGTGAAGGTCGCGGAGCGTGCCACATGGGTGCACGCTGCCCATTGCCGGAGGGTTGGTCCTGGACTGCAAGGTGTAAACCAAAGGGAGGACGGCTAGTCGACTGCTACGGACCACTTTTTCGTATTGGTGGGAACCACAGATACCTGTATACTGCAAGTTTATACGAAGAACGACACAAGAGAACTGCAACAGCTCACAAAGTATTGGAGGACGACTCCAGTATTCTGGGTTTGGTTTGGACACACGCACACGACATCTTTAATGTGGGTAATCGACACGACGCTTGCAGCTTAATAACTGTAATTACAACACCAGCTTTGAGACCCCACATTAATTTAGACACTAAGATAATTTCATTCGAACAAGAAAGCAGGATAGCTTGGCACGACTGCACCGTGTGGTCCTACCAAACCCAAACCTACAAAGGAAATTGATCAACAAGGgctcacgaccccaactctaactgtgctcagggctcacgaccccaactctaactgtgctcagggctcacgaccccaactctaactgtgctcaaTCCGGAATCATCAAGGgctcacgaccccaactctaactgtgctcaaTTTCTTCAAGAAAACAAACtatttttcttctttcaaaaatgaGATTCATGATCatactatgtgtgtgtgcatttttacTTTTGCAACTGCACAGAACTATATGTACACTATGGTTAAGGGTAATAACCAGAGCTCCGTAACGATGACAGTAAATGAAGTTatgaataaatcataaaaagggAGGAGTGTAGTGGAGGacttttattatgcttttattttcatattattatgttttatttttcatcctatttttcattttttaataacaatctGAAGCTCACAAATTGTGATTCATATGGAGATCATGTTTTTCTGCTAACGTACAGAATtatgctctttctgtcttttcagcaagtacaatgtccAAGGAAGGACTTAAACATCATGTACCAGCATGTACTGTCCTTTATGATTATGTTTAACGGTTTTTGCGCTTAATCACTGACAACTGAAGGCTATCTTCTAAATGACGTAGAAACGGATGATTGTACGTGTTTCAGCATCTTACTATAAATGTGTCTTCAACCTTGTGATCGGGGCTCTTAGGTTTTTAAACTTCTAGCACCATGGGGGTGAGagcctattctgcagaatatataaaattcagacaaagaaaattctgtcgacagtgtgtctgtgtgatccttgactttgactcttagtgagtattatttgatgcggCTAAAATTCCACGACAAAAGAATCTCTAAAATGTTGACACATCTGAAAAACTAGACCGTAAACGAATGgattatttaataaaaagcaAACAGAAGATCCCAGTCCATGGATTAGATCATTTTACTTTCAGCCTATCTAACACAAAACAATAAAGAACCTCATGTACAAATTCTCATTAGAGACAAAGGCGTGAATGAATGTTTGGTCCATGTCCAGCAATGTATTTGTAACATGCTCTCACTGAAATATGTGTTGTCTGTTAAATTATGCAACGGAAGATGTTGTACTTCTAATAAATTATGTATTTGTGGGAtttacattattaaaatgtatatataaatgtttacagaaagAAAGTTTTGCTGAAATACATTGGAATTGCTAATATGGTTAGAagaatgtaaaagaaaaaaataagctTTCATGTACACGTTTATGCAACTAAGTAAATATCAAATGAATAAACAAATGAACTTTAGTTTATATCAGAGCACTGTTGGTATGTAACTCACTAATGATTCCATGGAAAGGCCATGGAAAGACAAACGTTGCTCTATGGGGCTTCCTAATCCATTGACTACAAGACTTCAGCCAGCAGCTGGAAAATGCTACAGAGAATAGTCCAACAGATAATAAATTTCACTGACATATACCATTCCCTTAGACAGGAAATGATGCTGACTCCCACTATACTCATTTGGATGATGCCATTACATTGCGATAGAAATGCAATCTCAGAAGTGGAGATATCACATGAGGAAGATCTGAAAGCATTCATGACTTCATAGGAAAACTTTTATGATGAATTTACTATGGAACGGTGTTAACCTTTTAGAAACAGCCTAGACTACTTATAGGCTCATCATCAATCACGTTTATCATACACAGATGATTCACAATTTAAAACGAATGAAGAATACATAACAGTAATAACCCCCACGCCATAAGTGTATAAAATACCAGGAATCACTGTATTTTGCAACTTCTAGTTTTTGTTGCCTAATGCCCTACTACAATATTTtcccctggtttcacagacaaagcttaaggctagtcctagactaaaacacgtTTGAGCTGTCTCATCTGAAATTTGGCAATGACGTTGATTTGTCTCCGTATAACCAGTAACatctttttctaaggcatgtttataaaagattgTTAACCCTCAAGAGATCCTTAAAAAAACTTACGTAAGTGTTCCTAAGGCCAAAAAATGCCACCTTCCCAAAAACTGCTCTTAAAATATCATACATCAatattttttcactttaaacaaTTCAATCTTTTAGAactacttctgcctgaaacatacatatgaaaaattaattacatttgtggaaattttaaccctttatatgcccatttgtttacattaacccttgttttttacagaaaaaaaacaaaaaataaaaaaaaacacatttgaactaccatgtgattattattattattattattattatacactgggatgggtcaaagattggtagcaacattgattttgatgcattgttattttttgaacagGATCAGATTTGATAAAAAACTCACACTTGTGATCCTAAGGCCAAAGAATGTCACCTTcccaaaaactgctctaaaaatatcatacatcaatattttttccacattaaaCGATTCAGTCTTTTAGAACAACTTCTTCCTGAAACATAcatatcaaaattaaatttgTGGAACATTTTAACCCTTTACATGCCAGTTTGTTTACATTAACCCTTGattttaacagaaaaaacaaaaaaaacttattttccaaaaaacacatttaaactacaatttgattataattattattataccctAGGATGGTTCAAAGATTGGTATCAACAttgaaaaaaagaagtcaccagccgccactgatttttttgtaaacacCGGCCAGAATGAGCAGCCCCACATAAGCCTGCAGTTTCTCTGTCTCAAGATCTCTCCAGTCTATGACTGTCTCCCATGTAGGTCTGTCATGGCCCCAATATGCTGCACGATTTCATGCATCagcatcaatgaaaagcttgaATTTAGGGCACTGATTCGGGCAGTGGCATATTGTGTATCCCTGGGATCAAATCTCTGGCTGCTGGGAAGTAGCGGAGCGTCTCCGTGTTTGTGGGAGACCAGAAGATTTTTCCATTTTTGACGTCCAACCTGCCGCCACTTCATCCATCTCCTCTCCGCTCTCACCTTCTGACAAGTCTTCTGAAGATCCCTCTAATGAATTAGACTCCAGCTGGTCTACTCCTACCTCTGAGGCCTCCGTGTCGACATCAGAATCCtcggaggaagatgaggagcCATCCTCACTCTTGAAGTGCATGATTATTTCTAGAGCCTTATGTGTGCTGTAATGCCTGTTCATACTTATAGCAGTGTACTTGCATAAACAACATGAGCAAGAACCAAATTGAAGATTGATTTTGTTTAGGTTCTGGCTTATCATCGTTTTTTTACTGAATTCGTTTATAACTAGAATGTGGTCTTCTAACTAGAATTTGGATATGTTGAATATGCCCCTCGTGCCCAACTCAACACTGATCCGGTGACCCCACCCCGACATCACCTCCACCCCTTAACACtcagaaacactttttttaaacacacacacagacacacacattttcAACATTATATCTTTTCATTAGCAATGCGGTCTGCAGAAAACAGCAAAAATTGTGACATTTTGatgaatgcatgaaatggtaaaaatagcgccacctggtggacaaCTATAAAATTAAAACTTGAAGGCCATAGTTCAAAATGACATATTGACATAAAGGTTTTAGTTCATGTTAAGttaaaagggggggggggggggtcaaaAATGGTAGTTATTATGGTTTTCAATGGGGCATTTTTGTCCCTAGGGTCACATGTGTCGGTTTTTGCGTAGCTTAGCCATTTTAAGCTAATGTAAAAATTGAAACCAAAATTCTAAAATTGATCAAAAATGATTAACCTCCGGCAATTTTGGACAATATTCAATCATCACTGTCaagatggtttaaaaatcaaaatggcaaTAAATGTCCCTAGGATCTCTGAAGGGTTAAACAACTTAAATTAACTAAGACCTAGttctggctttagctaagccttgtctctGAAACCAGGCCTAAACAACATTTACTATAAATGACTTCTACCAAGCAACTCTTTCAGAAAACTTTGCTGACATTCTGCTCTTAACCAGAGCTATTGTACATTACAGAAATCAGAGTTTGGTTTAAAACTTACACTTGaagttaaaagttttttttttttttttgtagttgtTCATCAAAGAACCTTCCGTAtggttctttctttctttctacaGTTTTCACATTTACAATCTTGAGTCcctacaaagaaccttttgtgcaACATTCTGggaatgttaaaggttcttcatgGAACCACATcaagttttttccagacttcgTGTAGTAAACTTAGCTACCtgctttgctaaaaaaaaaaagtgtctgcaatataaatgtttatgtaaTATATCGACTGACATAACACTACTTCCCTCTAGTGGACAGATTACCATAGAACCACAAACCAGCATTAATGGTGTCTTTTTTCTGTGTAGAAATGATCCATAAACCGAAACTTTTATCTATACACAGTTGTGCAATAAAGTTTGCCCATTTTAAAGAATAATATCACTATTTACACAATAATATGCGAAATTGCTTAAAGCCACACAATATATGcttaattaaataaacaattcaAACACATGAGagcatttcaaaatatattactttaataagaacattttttaaataatgttaaataaagtcaaaacaaaacaaaaccatGAAGAAAAGTTTTCTAAAGCTAAGTGTAGGGAAACGTAATCTTTTTAAAAGAATCTTTCCCAGCGCAGAATATATATAACCATTAAATCAAACAGACGATTTTAATATAGCTGGATAGAGAAACGTAAAGTGATTATGTTTAAAGTTTCTCTTTGTTTATACTACACAAAATTTGTCTGTCTACAAAAACAGTGCTTAAATCTTGTCCCATAAAGCATTATATGATCACGTGATATTATCACCCTGCATCAAATCTGTACATATTCATAAATTGTACATTTACCAAAATAGTACTATACATCATACCCAACTACAATATTCAACTAAATGGCTTTTCTTGTAAACGAAACTATGGTTACAATATTCATTAAAATTATGCCCTGTTTGAAGTCCACAGTGCATTACCAATCGAGGCAAACACAGACGTTTCGACTGATCCATTACAGTAGTTATTTGTCTGATTTGCACCGACCTTTCGTTTATTTCAAACCCAAGCTGAAGTTATTATTGCACAAACAGTGAAATCCCTTAAAGATTTATGAAAAAGAACAAAACGACATGAATCCAACATAACAAAATTGGGAAAAAAATGTGCTCCTTATCTTGATTCCATCAAAATATGCTTGCTGGGTGGGTTACATTCTTGCAGCTTTTATGCACTTTCTCCAGTCAGCATACAGTTAAGTGTATGCCCAATTCATACACAAATCGCCAGGGTCTGCTGGTTCAGTCTTTATCCAATGACTTCAAAAATACTTGATGTATCTTGAaagtctgtttgtttaatgtaatACAATGGTACACTTGGATACTAGCATGTATCATCTGTATAGAAAAACAAAGAAGAATAAAATTTGTATACAGACTCATAACTTTATGTTGCTCATAACTTGGGACAATTAATGCATGAAGCatacaattaaatatatataggcggtttcccggacagggcttatcctagtcccagactaaaatgcatgcttgAGCTGTCTCCATTTAAAAATACCTTGTACAGACATATTATctgtgccattgttttgtctcaagatgcacaccatgTTCTTTtgaaaggtttgtttgtaaaaaccacTTAAATATCATAATATAAATAAGGCCTATCCTGtattaatctaaaccctttcCAGGAAACCACCGCATAAGTGACAAGACTCACCATGATACCACCACTTTGTTTTCTTTGGATTTTTATTACACGTCTTTACATAAAATGAATTATCTGGAGGACGTCGCTGAAAAGGAAACGGCTCATTAGACAATCATAACAATGAATTTCATTAACCTTCCCAATTCTCATAGATAAAATGCTGTTTACCTTTTCTTTGCAGCTAGACAGCATGCTAATAATGCTTAAACAAACAGACTGCACAGACAGAGCCGGTGACCAGTCCTCCGTTAAAATAGATAAACAGATGTGACCGTTGCTATAGACATGTGGATGGACCGGTATATTCTCTCCAGTAAACATTACCTAAATTAGaaataaatgaagaaaaaaaatgatttaaacagAAAGTTTGATTTAGGAAATTGCTTTTGAAGTATTTCatgatttaattacattttaaaaacatttatgctTTAATATTATCAAATTGCGTTGTATAATCTTTTGCTTCAATTCAGTTTCCTGTAAAATGTTATGCAGAGATGAGAAGTACACACCGACAAATCAAATATTTGCAATATGCACTGAACCAATAACAAGCTTAATAAAAGCAGAcaaataaagagaaaaacaaaaaagatccCAAATTTACCTGAGGTGAGTCAAAGGGATATCTACCACTGAATTTAAAGAGCAGCTGAAACTTCTCGCCCTCATAGAGAGTGCCAGAAGCCCCCTCCATATCTATAAACCACCTGGACCAAAACAAGAGTTTTTATGAGATTATAATCATTGACTTGTTGGTTTCACTTATGTAGATATGAATGTAACCATTCAAGATAGAAGGTAAACTGGTTTAAGGAATGTAGACTGTCAAACATGTTGTTAAAATGTAGCTAATTCAGCCTGATGCTATAGTAAATCATCTCTCAACTTACTCCGTGATTGTGTTTTGCACACTTTTTTCATTTAGTGTCATGCCTGGTGGTGGATCACTTTGTAATGCCATCAGTTCTTTCTGTAATCGTTTCTGTAGAAACAAAACAACTTTGGTTAAAACACAACTGAGAAGTAAAGTCAGGTCCACACCAGTTTTCTTTTTAGTCTACAGCGTTTACAGTACGATAGCAAACAACTTAGGAGTCTTATATGACCTATTGTTTTAACCAAAGTCCCATATTATCAGTAAAGTATTGAAATGTGAAACTAAACAGACACATAGCTGACTGCTAACAACAAGAGCTGATCAAGCGTTGCAATGATACTGAAGCAAGCTATTAAGCATCATTTATAAAAAGTACAGCTCAGACAAACATTGCTATGTAATTCCTGTGACGCACCAGGTTAATAAATACCGTCTTTATTTGACACAACAATATATGCTGACAGTTGTTAGGCTCTGATTGAACGTTAGCCTGTAAACAAACGTGCTGATGATCGCAACAGATAGAGACACAACATCCCAACCCGAAAATGTCTTATTATAGCAATGTTAAAAACGATCAGCATTATGAACTGAAATGAGTTCCTTGTGTATTTAGGGAGACACTCACCTGCATAGACGCCATGATAGAAAACCCCCGTAAAGAGGCGATTGGCCGAGTGACGTGTGGAGCCGCAGTGAGAGAGGTGCGTATAGTATCTTCTGCGCAGACCGTTAGGTGCATgccatcaaagtaccgcgagagcacaGCTTTccaatcgctctcgcggtactttgacgtcatacgccaatcggtctgcgcagcgtcGCATGAAGTCGAACGCACCTAACAACATtcacagtttaaaattgcagagGTACTACCGAtggaatatttttttattttgacaaataaagatttaaaaaagtttaaacatgcaaacacgGCATAactttaatatacagtatatggacAGATTTGCATATTGTCACCTAACAAAACTGATTAATTTCAAAAATTGCAATGATTAATTGTGAAAataaagagacacacacaaacaatatgaagcataatatattttcttaaaaatagcCGTTAAAGgggcatttcacaagactttgttaagatgtaaaattaatctttggtgtccccagactAGTACAGTACACTtataaagttttagctcaaaatacagtagcctacagataatttattattgcatgttaaaattgccattttatAGGTGTGATCAAACATTTGCcgtttttggatgtgtcctttaaaatgcaaatgagctcatGAAATGCAAATACTAATCACcctaatggtggtttgttgaaattgattCTCAATTG from Paramisgurnus dabryanus chromosome 6, PD_genome_1.1, whole genome shotgun sequence encodes the following:
- the ube2wa gene encoding probable ubiquitin-conjugating enzyme E2 W-A; the encoded protein is MASMQKRLQKELMALQSDPPPGMTLNEKSVQNTITEWFIDMEGASGTLYEGEKFQLLFKFSGRYPFDSPQVMFTGENIPVHPHVYSNGHICLSILTEDWSPALSVQSVCLSIISMLSSCKEKRRPPDNSFYVKTCNKNPKKTKWWYHDDTC